In one window of Halomarina pelagica DNA:
- the dapF gene encoding diaminopimelate epimerase yields MIPVAKYHGTGNDFIVVDADLSVPNRRRFATDHCDRTSGIEGPDGPSGADGVLFLALEPAFDPPRVIMTLVQPDGSVASMCGNGARVAAAWAADRTGRDEVMIDTPAGTRHAVVGDDEVTIEMGRPTFDPGYVPVARDEPMVGEPLAGLTVTAVNTGVPHAVAFVGDVDAVDLEAVAPDVRHHDVFPKGANVTVASEHPDGGVSQRTFERGVERETRSCGTGAVAVAAVARRLGRVGDGPLTVRPPGGDLTVSFEDGRAYLTGPVVHEFDAELSAARPRRA; encoded by the coding sequence ATGATCCCTGTAGCGAAGTACCACGGAACCGGCAACGACTTCATCGTCGTCGACGCGGACCTCTCGGTCCCGAACCGACGGCGATTCGCGACTGACCACTGCGACCGAACCTCCGGCATCGAGGGCCCGGACGGCCCCTCGGGCGCGGACGGCGTGCTCTTTCTCGCGCTCGAACCCGCCTTCGACCCGCCGCGGGTCATCATGACGCTCGTCCAGCCCGACGGCTCGGTCGCCTCGATGTGCGGCAACGGCGCGCGCGTCGCCGCCGCCTGGGCCGCGGACCGCACCGGCCGGGACGAGGTGATGATCGACACCCCGGCCGGGACGCGTCACGCCGTCGTCGGCGACGACGAGGTGACCATCGAGATGGGCCGCCCGACGTTCGACCCGGGGTACGTCCCCGTCGCGCGCGACGAACCGATGGTGGGAGAACCGCTCGCCGGGCTCACGGTCACGGCGGTCAACACGGGCGTCCCCCACGCCGTCGCGTTCGTGGGCGACGTGGACGCGGTCGACCTCGAGGCGGTCGCGCCGGACGTCCGCCACCACGACGTCTTCCCGAAGGGCGCGAACGTCACCGTCGCGTCGGAGCACCCGGACGGCGGCGTCAGTCAGCGCACCTTCGAGCGCGGCGTCGAGCGCGAGACGCGCTCCTGTGGCACCGGCGCGGTGGCCGTCGCGGCCGTCGCGCGCCGCCTGGGCCGCGTCGGCGACGGCCCCCTCACGGTCCGCCCGCCGGGGGGCGACCTCACCGTCTCCTTCGAGGACGGCCGGGCGTACCTCACCGGGCCGGTCGTCCACGAGTTCGACGCGGAACTCTCCGCCGCCCGACCGCGACGCGCCTGA